From a single Novipirellula caenicola genomic region:
- a CDS encoding amidohydrolase family protein, which translates to MLIDCHHHLWKYSAAQYGWISDEMSRLKQDFWTDELRQISSESEVTGFVSVQARQSLEETDDLLQFAATEPLVRGVVGWVPLATEQIEASLDRYADAEKLKGVRHVVQDEPDDRFLLRRDFNRGVSLLKDCGLVYDILIFARQLPAAVEFVRQHPDQVFVLDHVAKPTIKKSEFDHQWETHFRELARCENVACKFSGIVTEVRDATWDIETLRPYWDVALESFGPKRLMYASDWPVCLLASEYSRWLGVVQELASELSQDEQDDFFANNAVRQYKL; encoded by the coding sequence ATGCTGATTGATTGCCATCATCATTTGTGGAAATATTCCGCCGCCCAATACGGATGGATTTCGGACGAAATGTCCCGATTGAAGCAAGATTTTTGGACGGACGAGCTGCGACAAATTTCCAGCGAATCCGAGGTCACTGGTTTCGTCTCGGTCCAAGCCCGTCAATCGTTAGAAGAAACCGATGACCTGCTTCAGTTCGCCGCCACCGAGCCACTCGTCCGCGGCGTCGTCGGCTGGGTACCGCTTGCCACCGAGCAGATCGAAGCGTCTTTGGATCGCTATGCCGATGCCGAAAAGCTGAAAGGAGTACGGCATGTGGTCCAAGATGAACCGGATGACCGCTTCCTGCTTCGCCGCGATTTCAATCGCGGCGTTTCACTGCTAAAGGATTGCGGTTTGGTCTACGACATCTTGATCTTTGCTCGTCAATTGCCCGCCGCCGTTGAATTTGTCCGGCAACATCCCGATCAAGTATTCGTGCTGGACCACGTCGCGAAACCGACGATCAAGAAATCCGAGTTTGATCATCAATGGGAAACTCATTTTCGCGAGTTGGCGCGGTGCGAAAATGTCGCTTGCAAATTTTCGGGCATCGTTACCGAGGTTCGTGATGCTACATGGGACATTGAAACGCTGCGGCCCTATTGGGACGTCGCGTTGGAATCATTCGGTCCGAAACGATTGATGTATGCGAGCGATTGGCCTGTTTGCTTGTTGGCTAGCGAGTATTCACGCTGGTTGGGCGTGGTACAGGAATTGGCGAGCGAATTGTCGCAAGACGAGCAGGACGATTTCTTTGCCAACAATGCGGTCCGTCAATACAAGCTGTAA
- a CDS encoding YegJ family protein yields MRHCSSLVLILLFAISGCGKTTPETLVTSGYDEQEMDTAISRARAEVDSFISELSQPTGTDHAVKAPIEDAGETEHFWLTDVSFQNGEFKGTINNDPGVVSNVEIGQSWTVKKTEISDWMFMRDGKMHGNYTMRPLLKTMPEEEAELYRSLLADP; encoded by the coding sequence ATGAGACATTGCTCAAGCCTCGTCCTGATTCTCTTGTTTGCAATCAGTGGATGCGGCAAAACCACTCCAGAGACACTTGTAACATCCGGCTACGACGAACAGGAAATGGACACGGCGATCTCGCGTGCGCGTGCCGAGGTCGATTCATTTATCAGCGAGCTCTCGCAACCAACCGGGACGGACCATGCGGTCAAAGCCCCGATCGAGGACGCAGGGGAAACCGAACATTTTTGGCTGACCGACGTCTCGTTTCAAAACGGCGAATTCAAGGGCACGATTAACAACGACCCCGGCGTTGTGAGCAACGTCGAGATCGGCCAATCATGGACGGTAAAGAAAACCGAGATCTCCGATTGGATGTTCATGCGGGATGGCAAGATGCACGGAAACTACACCATGCGGCCGCTGTTAAAAACGATGCCAGAGGAAGAGGCGGAATTGTACCGCTCGCTGCTTGCGGACCCTTGA
- a CDS encoding FHA domain-containing protein, whose translation MEFDDEISKPQFAGPYGQLTPCGGGDPIPLVKERLLVGRRSECDIQLKFANVSSQHCRLTLEHGYWFIRDLNSRNGLKVDGRPVQRKRIDPNSKVSIARHEYLIEYEPQLLGAFGPPPADDDYMEDLMKSSLMDRAGLSRRDSKKPSSNQG comes from the coding sequence GTGGAATTTGACGACGAAATATCGAAACCTCAATTTGCTGGACCCTACGGACAACTTACCCCTTGTGGCGGGGGCGATCCCATCCCGCTTGTAAAAGAGCGATTGCTGGTGGGGCGGCGCAGCGAGTGCGATATTCAATTGAAGTTCGCCAATGTTTCAAGCCAGCACTGCCGGTTGACTCTCGAGCACGGTTATTGGTTCATTCGGGACCTGAACAGCCGGAACGGATTGAAGGTCGATGGTCGCCCCGTCCAGCGTAAGCGTATCGACCCCAACAGCAAAGTGTCCATCGCACGCCACGAGTATCTCATTGAATATGAGCCGCAGTTGCTCGGCGCCTTCGGGCCTCCGCCTGCGGACGACGATTACATGGAAGACTTGATGAAGAGCTCTTTGATGGACCGCGCGGGATTGTCCCGCCGCGATTCAAAGAAGCCCTCTTCAAACCAAGGCTGA
- a CDS encoding CerR family C-terminal domain-containing protein, with amino-acid sequence MSEINSADPPLDVATDTRTRLLMAAGAVFANRGFNRATVREICGEASVNIASVGYYFGDKLGLYREVMEYVRQSREHAFPVPPCLGDDPRYDLYCLVHTLLSRMLTDDEGGWETELFLREMQNPTAVFCEMVNDCFRPIFDQIRSAVSSILDQPVPQHVIDQLALSAVGQCLYYRVSSGVVKILIPESERDKHYDVRSLSHHITAVILAAAQHAALVDHKSQLTELVETLAKPIEKNQ; translated from the coding sequence TTGTCTGAAATCAATTCGGCGGATCCGCCGCTGGATGTGGCGACCGATACTCGCACGCGGCTGTTGATGGCCGCCGGAGCCGTTTTCGCCAATCGCGGCTTCAATCGAGCGACCGTGCGTGAAATCTGCGGCGAAGCGAGCGTCAATATTGCCTCGGTGGGATACTACTTTGGCGACAAACTGGGGCTGTATCGTGAGGTGATGGAGTACGTTCGCCAGTCGCGTGAGCATGCGTTTCCGGTCCCGCCATGTCTCGGTGACGATCCTCGCTACGACCTGTATTGTCTGGTCCACACGCTGCTTTCGCGGATGTTGACCGACGACGAAGGGGGCTGGGAAACCGAGCTGTTTCTGCGCGAAATGCAGAATCCGACAGCGGTATTTTGCGAGATGGTTAATGACTGTTTCCGCCCAATCTTTGATCAGATTCGCAGTGCGGTGTCATCGATTCTTGACCAACCGGTGCCGCAGCACGTGATCGACCAACTAGCGCTTAGTGCGGTCGGTCAATGTCTCTATTACCGAGTCAGCAGCGGTGTGGTGAAGATTTTGATTCCCGAGTCCGAGCGTGACAAGCATTACGATGTTCGCTCGCTCAGCCACCACATCACGGCGGTAATCCTAGCGGCGGCGCAACATGCCGCCTTGGTGGACCACAAGTCGCAGCTCACTGAGTTAGTCGAGACACTTGCCAAACCCATCGAAAAGAACCAATAG
- a CDS encoding sulfatase gives MNPFNYFTRRAVMLFGILAWTLVIAGSGEAKQPNVLFICVDDLNHWVGYTGRNPQCKTPNIDRLSAMGVSFTNAHCAAPACGPSRASLWSGIRPHSSGCYVNGDPWKRHIAEGLNLNAHFKKNGYYTAAMGKTYHSSAGGLATVYASEWDEYPPVHSENSAGRSPSKYEGFHQPLGLDLQDKDLADWHTVDFCIDRMKQKRDKPFFIACGLIKPHLPWAVPRKYYDMYPRDEVQLPPHREDDLADLPKAGVKMAGPEKDHAKFLKSGRWKDAVQSYLATIAYVDMNVGRLLDAYQDSPERDNTIIVFWGDHGWHLGEKQHWRKFALWEEATRTPFIWVAPGVTQPGTLCDRPVDFMSVYPTLCELAGLESPNHLEGKSIVGLLENPASKWDGVALTTHGYLNHAIRDQRYRYIRYADGSEELYDHQNDPYEYTNLAGNIEFAAVKKRLAAHVPSQNEPPTKPAAAKKANAEKKKAKRQ, from the coding sequence ATGAACCCCTTCAACTACTTCACGCGTCGAGCAGTCATGCTGTTCGGCATCTTAGCTTGGACTCTGGTCATTGCCGGTTCGGGCGAAGCGAAGCAGCCCAATGTGCTCTTCATCTGTGTCGATGACCTCAATCACTGGGTGGGGTACACCGGACGCAACCCGCAATGCAAAACTCCTAATATTGATCGCCTTTCCGCGATGGGTGTCTCGTTTACCAATGCCCACTGCGCCGCGCCCGCGTGCGGACCTTCGCGTGCGTCATTGTGGTCTGGTATTCGTCCGCACAGCTCGGGCTGTTACGTCAACGGTGATCCTTGGAAGCGGCACATTGCCGAGGGGCTGAATTTGAACGCGCACTTCAAGAAGAATGGCTACTACACGGCCGCGATGGGCAAGACCTATCACTCCAGCGCCGGCGGGCTGGCAACCGTCTATGCCTCGGAGTGGGACGAGTATCCTCCGGTGCACAGCGAGAACAGCGCTGGCCGCAGTCCTAGCAAATACGAAGGCTTCCACCAGCCGCTTGGACTTGACCTGCAAGACAAGGACCTTGCCGATTGGCACACCGTCGATTTCTGTATCGATCGCATGAAACAAAAACGGGACAAGCCGTTCTTCATCGCCTGCGGGTTGATCAAACCGCATCTGCCGTGGGCCGTCCCTCGCAAATATTACGACATGTACCCGCGTGACGAGGTTCAACTGCCGCCGCACCGCGAAGACGATTTAGCGGATCTTCCCAAAGCCGGTGTGAAGATGGCGGGGCCCGAAAAGGACCACGCAAAATTTTTGAAGTCGGGGCGTTGGAAAGACGCGGTTCAGTCCTATTTGGCAACGATCGCGTACGTTGACATGAACGTCGGCCGATTGCTGGATGCTTATCAAGACAGTCCCGAACGCGATAACACGATCATTGTGTTTTGGGGCGACCATGGTTGGCACCTCGGCGAAAAACAACACTGGCGGAAATTTGCATTGTGGGAAGAAGCCACTCGAACCCCTTTTATCTGGGTTGCACCCGGGGTCACCCAGCCTGGGACGCTTTGCGACCGCCCCGTCGATTTCATGAGCGTCTATCCGACACTTTGCGAGCTCGCAGGGCTCGAATCTCCCAACCACCTGGAGGGCAAAAGCATCGTGGGGCTACTTGAAAATCCTGCGTCCAAGTGGGACGGAGTTGCGTTAACGACCCACGGTTACCTCAATCATGCGATCCGCGATCAACGCTACCGTTACATTCGTTATGCGGACGGTTCAGAAGAGCTTTATGACCACCAAAATGATCCGTACGAATATACGAATCTCGCCGGAAACATCGAGTTCGCAGCGGTCAAGAAAAGGCTCGCCGCTCATGTGCCTTCGCAAAACGAGCCGCCCACGAAGCCCGCAGCGGCAAAGAAGGCAAATGCGGAAAAGAAGAAAGCCAAACGGCAATGA
- a CDS encoding Dabb family protein, translating into MTRLAHHVFFTLKDRSDEAVQSLVEACEKYLNNHDGLVDFAVGTREKELARPVNHDFDVSLHTVFADRAAHDAYQTAERHLQFIAENKESWAEVKVCDSNLR; encoded by the coding sequence ATGACTCGATTGGCTCATCACGTTTTTTTCACTTTGAAAGACCGCAGCGACGAAGCGGTTCAATCGCTCGTTGAAGCTTGTGAAAAGTATCTCAACAACCACGACGGCCTCGTCGATTTCGCCGTGGGAACGCGTGAAAAAGAGCTCGCTCGTCCGGTCAACCACGATTTCGATGTTTCGCTGCACACCGTTTTCGCCGATCGTGCGGCGCATGATGCTTACCAAACCGCTGAGCGTCATCTGCAGTTCATCGCGGAAAATAAAGAGAGCTGGGCCGAAGTGAAGGTCTGCGACAGCAACCTTCGCTAG
- a CDS encoding leucine-rich repeat domain-containing protein → MPVLNATAAFLLTLLIALPATAVRGEDKEAAAKQNAAKETAAKEAAAKPAPSLFPDPALEAAVRAEVFAKRNNNEAITKEDVANISRVVGKGKKIKSLDGLEHCHALMLIDLADNEITDLTPIAELKRLQSVTLANNQITDLKPLAGLTAMQLLDLSGNSVSDTSPLEAMSNLRTLYLANNPLTSIDGIKNLSKIWSLDVSENQLTDLEPVRNLGWLSTLDIAGNQISSLEPITGLRELSLLILLRNKIADLSPLVEMCRKDFQGERRFAPFLRVYLGENPIDAKKLEAQTAELTSFGVEVNQK, encoded by the coding sequence ATGCCAGTCTTGAATGCCACCGCTGCTTTTCTGCTCACGCTGTTGATTGCCCTTCCGGCCACTGCCGTTCGTGGTGAAGACAAGGAAGCCGCTGCCAAGCAGAATGCTGCAAAAGAAACCGCAGCAAAAGAGGCAGCCGCTAAACCGGCCCCTTCTTTATTTCCCGACCCCGCACTCGAAGCCGCCGTGCGGGCCGAAGTCTTCGCCAAACGCAATAACAACGAAGCGATCACCAAAGAAGATGTCGCTAACATCTCTCGTGTTGTTGGCAAGGGAAAGAAGATCAAAAGCCTCGATGGGCTAGAGCATTGTCATGCGTTGATGCTGATCGATTTGGCGGACAACGAAATCACCGATCTGACGCCGATCGCGGAATTGAAACGATTGCAGTCGGTGACGCTGGCAAACAACCAAATCACCGACCTCAAACCGCTGGCGGGATTGACCGCGATGCAGCTTTTGGATTTATCGGGCAACAGCGTCAGCGACACATCGCCGTTGGAAGCGATGAGCAATTTGCGGACATTGTATTTGGCTAACAACCCATTGACCTCGATCGACGGGATCAAAAATCTCAGCAAAATCTGGTCGCTGGATGTCTCGGAGAACCAACTGACCGATTTGGAACCGGTTCGCAATCTCGGATGGCTGTCGACGCTGGACATCGCTGGCAACCAAATCAGCTCGCTTGAACCGATCACAGGGTTGCGAGAATTGAGTCTACTGATCTTGTTGCGAAACAAGATCGCCGATCTCTCGCCACTGGTGGAGATGTGTCGCAAGGATTTTCAGGGGGAACGTCGGTTCGCTCCGTTTCTGCGGGTTTACCTCGGTGAAAACCCGATTGACGCCAAAAAGCTTGAAGCCCAAACCGCCGAACTGACCTCCTTTGGCGTCGAGGTCAATCAAAAGTAA
- a CDS encoding M90 family metallopeptidase, with amino-acid sequence MWSFFRNRRRRRWLAVALPEPQLRILKQNVPAFNHLPPELQQRILDCVRILIAERRWEGCDGLEVSAEMKTTIAGHAAFILLRSGDYYFDGVTTILVYPDVMVRNHDGVLEHTVGEAWDNGGVILSWPEVLLAADHDDGRNVVIHEFAHHLDGLDGEMGGSISFAHSADQTAWNEIAGQEFQQLVHDVDAGRRTLLDPYGATNEAEFFAVASECFFERPRPMQNRHPELFGLLKKYYRIDPTDWQ; translated from the coding sequence ATGTGGTCCTTTTTTCGCAACCGTCGTCGACGAAGGTGGTTGGCGGTTGCGTTACCGGAACCGCAACTGCGAATCCTGAAACAGAACGTTCCCGCCTTCAACCATTTGCCGCCCGAGCTGCAACAGCGGATTCTCGATTGCGTTCGGATTTTGATCGCCGAACGCCGCTGGGAAGGCTGCGACGGGCTCGAAGTCTCGGCTGAGATGAAGACGACGATCGCGGGACATGCGGCGTTCATCCTGCTTCGTTCCGGAGACTATTATTTCGACGGGGTGACGACGATTCTCGTTTACCCCGACGTGATGGTTCGCAACCACGATGGCGTACTGGAGCACACCGTCGGCGAAGCGTGGGACAATGGCGGGGTGATTTTGTCGTGGCCCGAAGTCTTGTTAGCAGCCGATCACGACGATGGCCGCAACGTCGTGATTCACGAATTCGCCCATCACTTGGATGGGCTTGATGGCGAGATGGGCGGTTCGATTTCGTTTGCCCATTCCGCCGACCAAACGGCTTGGAACGAGATTGCCGGACAAGAATTCCAGCAATTGGTTCACGACGTCGATGCAGGCCGAAGAACGCTATTGGATCCGTACGGTGCGACCAACGAAGCCGAGTTCTTTGCCGTCGCCAGCGAATGCTTTTTCGAGCGGCCTCGGCCGATGCAGAATCGGCACCCCGAGTTGTTCGGGCTGCTAAAGAAGTATTACCGGATCGATCCAACCGATTGGCAATGA
- a CDS encoding efflux RND transporter periplasmic adaptor subunit, which produces MTSPAVTNHSDATLPPSSEASRSIDAGHSPDPSVSSMNPDPTSPPATRHVFTPSWFLFNLIIPIAIVVVAVATVIALGKVAPSQRPPADASYAGRMKALTPVRTERVKALSDFGRQLQLQVDGTVVPYREVRLATEVAGKIIFKSDQCEAGAFVKKGDLLMRIDPTDYELEVTRLTRLKEQEYEALGEVDQEMANTKRLIEVAIQDETLQQREVQRLQSLPGGFASEGEIDKARRAVLQSTQQRVGYENQLELLRKRRARLEASERLASAQLETARVNLERTEIRSPIDGVIVNEDAELNTFVARGNPIVTIEDTTKVEVATNLRMDQLYWVLDQADRSATPGNAQGRGYDLPETPAIVEFEISGREGKVYRWDGRLLSYDGIGLDPTTRTVPVRILVDNPSAFETEDDSSSLSGPSTLVRGMYVTVKLLIEPRTPLVVIPAAAMKPGNRAWEFVPDETVLEVAAQSSLPGDPAPATTLVSQSENESTLGSSPESTSVQPQTPDETSDEDKTDGFDPAAWQAGRIVNRDSIFPVDSLSVAGEFAESDQDNPLQNGDKKWWVCEVKDQRMKAGAYVVVSPVGTVEGDTMPARMRTMDASGIAAEASSTTTHVSADSRFDVTKETAK; this is translated from the coding sequence ATGACTTCTCCTGCTGTTACTAACCATAGCGACGCGACTTTACCACCGTCGTCCGAAGCGTCGCGATCGATCGACGCGGGACATTCGCCGGATCCTTCCGTTTCATCCATGAATCCTGACCCCACATCCCCTCCGGCCACCCGGCACGTTTTTACGCCGTCGTGGTTCCTGTTCAATCTGATCATCCCCATTGCGATTGTGGTGGTCGCCGTGGCGACGGTGATCGCACTTGGCAAGGTGGCTCCGTCGCAGCGTCCGCCTGCTGATGCAAGCTATGCGGGACGCATGAAGGCGTTGACGCCGGTGCGGACCGAGCGCGTCAAAGCGTTGAGCGATTTCGGTCGGCAATTGCAGTTGCAGGTCGATGGCACCGTCGTTCCGTATCGCGAAGTGCGACTTGCGACGGAAGTCGCTGGGAAAATCATCTTCAAATCGGACCAATGCGAAGCGGGGGCGTTTGTCAAAAAAGGCGATTTGCTGATGCGGATCGATCCGACCGATTATGAACTTGAAGTCACTCGTTTGACCCGGCTGAAAGAACAAGAGTACGAGGCGCTCGGCGAAGTCGATCAGGAGATGGCGAACACCAAACGGTTGATCGAAGTCGCAATCCAAGACGAAACGTTGCAACAGCGCGAAGTGCAGCGGTTACAGTCGCTGCCGGGCGGTTTTGCCAGCGAGGGCGAAATCGATAAAGCGAGACGGGCGGTATTGCAATCGACGCAGCAGCGTGTTGGCTACGAAAACCAGCTTGAATTGCTTCGCAAACGTCGCGCTCGATTGGAAGCTTCCGAGCGGCTTGCCAGCGCTCAATTGGAAACCGCTCGTGTCAATTTGGAGCGAACCGAAATCCGATCTCCGATCGATGGAGTGATCGTTAACGAAGATGCCGAACTGAACACCTTTGTGGCTCGTGGCAATCCGATTGTGACGATCGAAGACACCACCAAAGTCGAAGTGGCCACCAATTTGCGAATGGATCAACTGTATTGGGTGCTTGATCAAGCCGATCGATCCGCCACACCGGGCAATGCCCAAGGACGCGGGTACGATCTTCCCGAAACCCCTGCGATTGTCGAGTTTGAAATCTCCGGTCGCGAGGGCAAGGTCTATCGTTGGGACGGGCGACTGTTGAGCTATGACGGCATCGGTCTTGATCCCACGACGCGAACCGTTCCCGTCCGTATTTTGGTCGACAATCCTAGCGCGTTCGAAACCGAGGACGATTCGTCGTCCTTGTCCGGGCCGTCGACATTGGTGCGAGGCATGTACGTGACCGTCAAGCTGCTGATCGAGCCGCGGACGCCATTGGTGGTCATTCCCGCAGCGGCGATGAAACCTGGCAACCGTGCCTGGGAATTTGTCCCCGACGAAACGGTACTCGAGGTTGCAGCGCAATCGTCGCTGCCGGGGGATCCAGCGCCGGCGACGACCTTGGTGTCGCAGTCCGAAAACGAATCCACGCTGGGATCGTCACCGGAATCGACTTCGGTGCAACCGCAAACACCCGATGAAACGTCCGACGAAGACAAAACCGATGGATTTGATCCGGCGGCATGGCAGGCGGGCCGAATCGTCAATCGCGATTCGATTTTCCCCGTCGATTCATTGTCGGTCGCCGGTGAGTTTGCCGAGTCCGATCAAGACAATCCGCTGCAAAATGGCGATAAGAAGTGGTGGGTATGTGAGGTCAAGGATCAACGAATGAAAGCAGGCGCGTACGTGGTCGTATCGCCGGTGGGTACGGTCGAAGGCGATACGATGCCTGCCCGCATGCGGACCATGGACGCATCGGGAATCGCAGCCGAAGCGTCCTCGACAACAACGCATGTATCGGCGGACTCGCGATTTGACGTGACCAAGGAGACCGCCAAGTGA
- a CDS encoding RNA polymerase sigma factor RpoD/SigA, which translates to MSQIEELSSDLESEVDTELAESRIRPSKRAMPRSNAAQSPLETYLREINETALLSADDETELAARIAQGDALARDRMVRANLRLVVNIARGYTGKGLGLQDLIEEGNLGLLRAVEGFDPTMGTRFSTYASYWIKQSIKRALINSAKTIRIPAYMVELLSKWRRATARLSEELGRTPSNEEIARLLGLPKKKLPIIRKAIRISNSTPQSDQTEAGWSLGDMVMDERLKAPDEEMLDHDILRHAMELLGDLEEREATVLKLRFGLGGCEPKTLKEIGAELGLTRERVRQIETEALRRLADGLTDPHERLFG; encoded by the coding sequence ATGTCACAAATCGAAGAACTTTCAAGCGACCTCGAGTCCGAAGTTGATACCGAACTTGCGGAATCTCGTATTCGTCCGTCCAAACGAGCGATGCCTCGCAGCAATGCGGCTCAATCGCCATTGGAAACTTATTTGCGTGAGATCAACGAAACGGCGTTGTTATCCGCCGATGACGAAACCGAACTCGCAGCACGCATTGCTCAAGGCGACGCGTTGGCTCGCGACCGTATGGTTCGCGCCAATCTGCGTTTGGTCGTCAACATCGCTCGCGGTTACACCGGCAAAGGGCTGGGGCTGCAGGATTTGATCGAAGAGGGCAACCTCGGACTGTTGCGAGCCGTCGAAGGGTTCGACCCGACGATGGGAACTCGCTTCAGTACCTACGCAAGCTACTGGATCAAACAATCGATCAAACGCGCGTTGATCAACAGCGCCAAGACCATTCGCATTCCTGCGTACATGGTCGAGCTGTTGAGCAAATGGCGACGAGCGACGGCGCGATTAAGCGAAGAGCTTGGTCGTACGCCATCGAACGAAGAGATTGCTCGATTGTTGGGACTTCCGAAAAAGAAGCTGCCGATCATTCGCAAAGCGATCCGCATCAGCAACAGTACGCCCCAGAGCGACCAAACCGAAGCCGGTTGGTCTCTTGGCGACATGGTGATGGACGAACGCTTGAAGGCTCCGGACGAAGAGATGCTTGACCATGACATCCTGCGTCATGCAATGGAATTGCTCGGAGATCTCGAAGAGCGTGAAGCCACCGTTTTGAAACTGCGTTTTGGACTTGGCGGCTGCGAGCCCAAGACACTGAAAGAAATCGGTGCCGAATTGGGACTGACCCGCGAACGTGTTCGGCAGATCGAAACCGAAGCACTGCGACGACTCGCCGACGGCTTGACCGATCCACACGAGCGTTTGTTTGGCTAG
- a CDS encoding zinc-binding alcohol dehydrogenase family protein yields the protein MRAIQISELKTLKQVDIAEPAAPAAGQVLVRTHRMGVCGTDISCYLGKFPFFDFPRIPGHELGVEVVSVGDGVAHVKAGDRCSIEPYMNCGECYACRRGAINCCQNLKVIGVMMDGGLCESFLVRADKLHPSAKLTYDQLALVETLAIGCHANDRGAPENGDHALIIGMGPIGLATLEFARLTDATISVMDMNPARLDFVRQNYGIENTVLFKADGSEIERMKEITGGDMYQVITDATGNKHSMSGALQYLAPTGRLVYVGITTDELSFKHPVMHRPEATILASRNALPPDFTRIIGLIEDGTINTDPWITHRTSFDGVMDEFESFTKPETGVIKAIIEVV from the coding sequence ATGCGTGCCATCCAAATCTCGGAACTTAAGACTTTAAAGCAAGTGGACATCGCTGAACCCGCTGCTCCCGCCGCGGGCCAAGTGCTTGTTCGCACGCATCGCATGGGCGTTTGCGGAACCGACATCAGTTGTTATCTGGGCAAGTTTCCGTTTTTTGATTTTCCACGAATCCCCGGCCACGAACTGGGTGTGGAAGTCGTGTCGGTCGGTGATGGCGTTGCCCATGTCAAAGCCGGAGATCGCTGCAGCATCGAACCGTACATGAATTGCGGGGAATGTTACGCTTGTCGCCGCGGCGCCATCAATTGTTGCCAAAATCTAAAGGTGATTGGGGTGATGATGGATGGAGGACTATGTGAATCGTTTTTGGTCCGTGCGGATAAATTGCATCCATCGGCCAAGCTGACCTACGATCAATTGGCGCTGGTGGAAACGTTGGCCATTGGATGTCACGCCAACGATCGAGGTGCTCCGGAAAACGGCGACCACGCATTGATCATTGGGATGGGCCCGATCGGATTGGCGACACTCGAGTTTGCTCGGTTGACCGATGCAACCATTAGTGTGATGGACATGAACCCTGCGCGACTCGATTTCGTCCGTCAAAACTATGGCATCGAAAACACCGTGCTGTTCAAAGCCGATGGCAGCGAAATCGAGCGAATGAAAGAGATTACCGGCGGTGACATGTACCAAGTGATCACTGATGCCACCGGCAACAAACATTCAATGTCCGGGGCGCTGCAGTATTTGGCGCCAACCGGACGGCTTGTCTACGTCGGCATCACCACCGACGAATTGAGTTTCAAGCATCCGGTGATGCATCGCCCCGAGGCGACGATCCTGGCTTCCCGAAATGCCTTGCCGCCCGATTTCACCCGAATCATCGGTTTGATCGAAGACGGCACGATCAACACCGATCCTTGGATCACCCACCGCACCAGCTTTGATGGGGTAATGGATGAATTTGAATCCTTCACCAAGCCCGAAACCGGGGTGATCAAAGCGATCATCGAAGTGGTTTAG
- a CDS encoding superoxide dismutase family protein has product MKLGIMKTMALVALAAWFVAPVANAADDKHSHDHAHAELPTFGVCVLMPTKDNKARGTLRLMQKGDELVITGKVRNLTPGEHGFHIHEFGDRRAADGTSAGGHFNPAGHDHGAPGAHSHAGDLGNILADDQGVATVNVTTKDTALHFILGRSFVVHAGKDDLKSQPSGDAGPRVAVGIIGIGNESFRGTAKQ; this is encoded by the coding sequence ATGAAACTGGGTATTATGAAAACAATGGCACTGGTTGCGCTCGCCGCATGGTTTGTTGCTCCTGTTGCAAACGCAGCAGATGACAAGCATTCGCATGATCATGCACACGCCGAACTGCCTACGTTTGGCGTTTGTGTCTTGATGCCGACCAAGGACAACAAGGCACGTGGCACGCTGCGATTGATGCAGAAGGGCGACGAGCTTGTGATCACTGGCAAAGTCCGCAATCTGACGCCGGGCGAGCACGGCTTCCACATCCACGAGTTCGGCGATCGCCGCGCAGCGGACGGCACCTCAGCGGGCGGTCACTTCAATCCGGCCGGTCATGATCATGGCGCCCCCGGAGCTCACAGTCACGCTGGCGACCTCGGAAACATTCTTGCGGATGACCAAGGGGTTGCCACGGTCAATGTGACCACCAAGGACACCGCGTTGCACTTTATCTTGGGGCGATCGTTTGTGGTGCACGCTGGCAAAGATGACCTCAAGAGCCAACCGTCGGGCGATGCCGGCCCACGCGTTGCCGTTGGAATCATCGGAATTGGCAACGAAAGCTTCAGAGGTACTGCAAAACAATAA